Proteins encoded together in one Microbacterium sp. zg-Y625 window:
- a CDS encoding DUF3039 domain-containing protein, whose translation MSTPIDSPDQGGLTTLDRELEELIREENIEPGDHERFSHYVKKDKILESAITGKPVRALCGKKWTPGRDPEKFPVCPQCKEIYESLNT comes from the coding sequence ATGAGCACGCCGATCGACAGCCCCGACCAGGGGGGTCTTACGACCCTCGACCGCGAGCTCGAGGAGCTCATCCGCGAGGAGAACATCGAGCCGGGTGACCATGAGCGGTTCTCGCACTACGTCAAGAAGGACAAGATCCTCGAATCCGCCATCACCGGAAAGCCGGTGCGGGCGCTCTGCGGCAAGAAGTGGACGCCGGGCCGTGACCCGGAGAAGTTCCCGGTCTGCCCCCAGTGCAAAGAGATCTACGAGTCGCTGAACACCTGA